The following coding sequences lie in one Flavobacterium sp. 20NA77.7 genomic window:
- a CDS encoding efflux RND transporter permease subunit: MSLSTLSIKRPVFTIVVNLTIILFGIIGYSYLGVREFPSIDPAQISVRTNYTGANADIIESQITEPLEKAINSIDGIRNITSSSNQGSSTITIEFKLEKDLEEAANDVRDKVAQAVRSLPQDIDAPPVVAKADADSDPIITMTVQSDSKNALDLSDYAENVIAERLQTIPGVSSIQIWGQKRYAMRLWLDPIKLASYGVTVSEVRNALQKQNIELPSGKLTGANTELTVKTLGNLTSEKEFNNIIILSEGEKTVRLSDIGTATLEAENLETKLSANGQPMVGLAIIPRPGSNYLDIADEFYKQYNQLQKDLPKDIQLNIALDNTLFIKKSVVEVAETLLISIILVILIIFLFFRDWAIAFRPLIDIPVSLIATFFIMYLCGFSINVLTLLAIVLATGLVVDDGIVVTENIFKKVEEGLSPIQAAIKGSNEIFFAVISISITLAAVFLPIVFLEGFVGRLFREFGIVIGAAVLISAFVSLTLTPMLNAYLMKEGGHKRTKFYDFTEPYFIQLNDGYKNALERFMLKKWWSYPIVLICFGLIILFFTILPKETAPYDDRSLVIASITAPEGASYEYTDRFMQELGQLINDSIPEKKIVLVVTAPGFLTSSVNTGRVRLALKNPEERNTSQKEIAEKLTKWGKKFSQAKVNFSEQPTIAVNKRGGMPIQYIIQAPNFEKLREKIPQFMELANQNETFSNVDVNLKFNKPEINITIDREKAQSLGISVMDIAQTLQLSLSGQRFGYFMRNGKQYQIIGQFEDMDRADPLDVTSMFVKNNKGQLIQLDNVVSVEEQSNPPQLYHNNRYMSATVFAGLAPGKSINDGINAMNEIKDKVLDASFTTDLGGESRDFVESSSNTAFAFGLALLLIYLILAAQFESFIDPLIIILTVPMAVAGALFSLWLFGQTWNIFSQIGTIMLIGLVTKNGILIVEFANQLRTQGKPKYEAIIEASTSRLRPILMTSLAIALGALPIALSLGAASMSRMGMGVVIVGGTLFSLLLTLFVIPAFYLMWSKIKPKRPEFDTIS, encoded by the coding sequence ATGAGTTTATCAACTTTAAGTATAAAAAGGCCCGTATTTACCATTGTGGTAAATTTAACTATTATTCTTTTTGGAATCATTGGGTATTCTTACCTTGGCGTAAGAGAATTTCCATCTATAGATCCCGCACAAATTTCTGTTCGAACCAATTATACAGGTGCCAATGCAGACATAATTGAATCACAAATAACCGAACCTTTAGAAAAAGCAATTAACTCTATTGATGGTATTCGAAATATAACTTCTTCTAGTAACCAAGGAAGTAGTACAATTACTATTGAATTTAAATTAGAAAAAGATTTAGAAGAAGCAGCAAATGATGTTCGTGATAAAGTAGCACAAGCCGTTCGAAGTTTACCACAAGATATCGATGCGCCACCCGTTGTGGCTAAAGCAGATGCTGATTCTGATCCAATTATAACAATGACCGTACAAAGCGACTCAAAAAATGCTTTGGATTTAAGTGATTATGCCGAAAATGTTATTGCAGAACGTTTACAAACCATTCCTGGCGTAAGTAGTATTCAAATTTGGGGTCAAAAACGTTATGCGATGCGTCTGTGGCTCGACCCAATAAAATTAGCTTCTTATGGTGTAACAGTAAGCGAAGTAAGAAATGCACTTCAAAAACAAAATATTGAATTGCCTTCAGGAAAATTAACAGGTGCTAATACAGAACTTACTGTTAAAACCTTAGGCAACTTAACCTCTGAAAAAGAGTTTAATAACATTATAATTCTTTCGGAAGGAGAAAAAACGGTACGTTTAAGCGATATAGGAACGGCAACTCTAGAAGCGGAAAATTTGGAAACCAAATTAAGCGCAAATGGACAACCTATGGTAGGCTTAGCCATTATTCCCCGACCAGGGTCTAACTATTTAGACATTGCAGATGAATTTTATAAACAATACAATCAATTACAAAAAGATTTACCTAAAGATATTCAACTAAATATCGCTTTAGATAACACCCTTTTTATCAAAAAGTCAGTTGTTGAAGTTGCTGAAACATTGCTTATTTCCATTATTTTAGTTATCCTAATCATATTCTTATTCTTTAGAGATTGGGCTATTGCCTTCCGACCATTAATTGACATTCCTGTTTCCTTAATTGCTACATTTTTTATCATGTATCTATGTGGCTTTTCAATTAATGTATTAACCTTATTAGCTATTGTGCTAGCGACAGGATTAGTAGTTGATGATGGAATTGTTGTTACGGAAAATATATTTAAAAAAGTAGAAGAAGGCCTGTCTCCTATTCAAGCTGCCATTAAAGGGTCCAATGAAATCTTTTTTGCTGTCATTTCTATTTCTATCACATTAGCTGCAGTTTTCTTGCCTATTGTGTTTTTAGAAGGATTTGTCGGTCGTTTATTTAGAGAATTCGGAATCGTAATTGGAGCCGCAGTATTAATTTCTGCATTTGTTTCCTTAACCTTAACGCCTATGTTAAACGCCTATTTGATGAAAGAAGGCGGACATAAGCGTACTAAATTTTATGATTTTACAGAACCTTATTTTATTCAACTAAATGATGGATACAAAAATGCGTTAGAGCGTTTTATGTTAAAAAAATGGTGGAGTTATCCTATCGTTTTAATCTGTTTTGGTTTAATTATTTTGTTCTTTACCATTTTACCTAAAGAAACGGCTCCATATGATGACAGAAGTTTAGTCATTGCCAGTATTACTGCACCTGAAGGAGCTTCCTATGAATATACAGACCGATTTATGCAAGAATTAGGGCAACTAATTAATGACTCTATTCCTGAAAAGAAAATTGTTTTAGTTGTTACTGCTCCCGGCTTCTTAACGTCATCAGTAAATACAGGACGTGTGCGTTTAGCTTTAAAAAATCCAGAAGAAAGAAATACATCTCAAAAAGAAATAGCAGAAAAACTAACAAAATGGGGTAAAAAATTCTCACAAGCTAAAGTAAATTTTTCAGAACAGCCCACTATCGCAGTAAATAAAAGAGGTGGCATGCCTATTCAGTATATTATTCAAGCTCCTAATTTTGAAAAACTTCGGGAAAAAATTCCTCAATTTATGGAATTAGCAAATCAAAATGAGACGTTTTCAAATGTAGATGTGAACTTAAAATTTAACAAGCCAGAAATTAATATCACTATTGACAGGGAAAAAGCGCAAAGTCTAGGTATTTCAGTTATGGATATTGCGCAAACACTGCAATTATCTTTAAGCGGACAACGATTTGGCTATTTTATGAGAAATGGTAAACAGTACCAAATAATTGGTCAGTTTGAAGACATGGACAGAGCAGACCCATTAGATGTTACTTCTATGTTCGTAAAAAATAACAAAGGACAATTAATACAATTAGACAATGTAGTATCCGTTGAAGAACAAAGTAATCCACCACAACTTTATCACAACAACAGATACATGTCGGCAACAGTTTTTGCTGGATTAGCACCTGGAAAAAGTATTAATGATGGTATTAATGCAATGAATGAAATTAAAGATAAAGTGCTTGATGCTAGTTTTACAACCGATTTAGGCGGAGAATCCAGAGATTTTGTAGAAAGTAGCTCCAATACAGCCTTTGCATTTGGGTTAGCCTTACTATTAATCTATTTGATATTAGCCGCACAATTTGAAAGCTTTATTGACCCACTTATAATAATTTTAACTGTGCCAATGGCAGTTGCTGGAGCCTTATTCTCGTTATGGTTATTTGGACAAACATGGAATATATTTAGTCAAATTGGCACCATCATGCTTATTGGTTTGGTTACTAAAAATGGAATTTTAATTGTAGAATTTGCCAATCAATTACGTACACAAGGCAAACCAAAATATGAAGCCATAATTGAAGCTTCAACTTCTCGATTACGTCCTATTTTAATGACCAGTTTAGCCATTGCACTCGGTGCCTTACCTATTGCTTTGTCATTGGGTGCGGCATCGATGAGTAGAATGGGTATGGGGGTTGTTATTGTAGGAGGAACGTTGTTTTCTTTACTTTTAACCCTATTTGTAATTCCAGCATTTTATTTGATGTGGTCCAAAATAAAACCAAAACGTCCTGAATTTGATACAATCAGTTGA
- a CDS encoding proline iminopeptidase-family hydrolase: MKNTSIFFIALLTSLLFTSCTKKSLSENNYYTLSTDSIQTGGVKVIPITTPKGTFNVWTKRIGNNPKVKVLLLNGGPGATHEYFECFENFLPAEGIEFIYYDQLGCGNSDNPNDVAMWDLARYVEEVEQVRVALGLDENNFYLLGHSWGGILAMEYSLKYQKHMKGLIISNMMSSCPEYGKYADEVLAKQMNPAVLAEIEKIEAAIDFTNPRYMELLLPNFYEKHILRFPAKDWPEPVNRSFAKMNNSLYVTMQGPSEFGISGKLEKWDRKNDLKKINIPTLVIGAKHDTMDPKHMEAMSKLVQKGTYLYCEKGSHMAMYDDQKTYFNGLISFLKK; encoded by the coding sequence ATGAAAAACACATCTATTTTTTTTATAGCACTACTAACATCATTGCTATTTACTAGCTGTACCAAAAAATCTTTATCAGAAAACAATTATTATACCCTTTCAACAGACAGCATCCAAACAGGAGGCGTTAAGGTGATTCCTATCACCACACCAAAAGGCACGTTCAACGTATGGACGAAACGCATTGGAAACAATCCAAAAGTGAAAGTTTTACTTTTAAATGGTGGTCCTGGTGCTACACACGAATATTTTGAGTGCTTTGAAAACTTCTTACCTGCCGAAGGCATCGAATTCATATACTACGATCAATTGGGTTGTGGCAATTCAGACAATCCAAACGATGTAGCCATGTGGGACTTAGCACGCTATGTAGAAGAAGTAGAACAAGTACGTGTTGCTTTAGGTTTAGATGAAAATAATTTCTACTTACTAGGTCATTCGTGGGGCGGCATTTTAGCCATGGAATACAGTCTAAAATACCAAAAACACATGAAAGGACTCATCATTTCAAACATGATGTCAAGCTGCCCAGAATATGGAAAATATGCCGACGAAGTATTAGCTAAGCAAATGAATCCAGCTGTACTAGCCGAAATTGAAAAAATTGAAGCGGCTATAGATTTTACTAATCCACGCTACATGGAATTATTACTTCCTAATTTCTACGAAAAACATATTCTACGTTTTCCTGCAAAAGATTGGCCAGAGCCTGTCAATCGTTCGTTTGCCAAAATGAATAATTCGTTATATGTAACCATGCAAGGACCTAGTGAATTTGGAATTTCAGGAAAACTAGAAAAATGGGACCGCAAAAATGATTTAAAAAAAATCAACATTCCTACATTAGTTATTGGAGCTAAACACGATACTATGGATCCAAAACATATGGAAGCGATGTCAAAACTGGTTCAAAAAGGTACCTATCTGTATTGCGAAAAAGGAAGCCATATGGCAATGTATGATGATCAAAAAACGTATTTCAACGGACTAATTTCGTTCTTGAAAAAATAA
- a CDS encoding TolC family protein, which produces MKKIILYFFCLCCYTITAQELLTLEQAVTIALENNYAIKIAKNEAKVGEINNAIGNAGMLPNVSATFTKNNSILNTTQTQSGGTERTLDGAKNMNMTYGVGLDWTLFDGMRMFARKERFENLEKQGEANLKRIIFTKISTIYQLYYDLVQQQNQLKAVDTAIVISKERVTLLKNKFSIGKVSKLEVLNSEVDLQADESLKIQLQNNYQATKIKLNELLARDLKLDFYVANEFTYDKSWNYEELQAQAEKQNPELQAQIIAKKLADINLKEIKGTRYPTIRVTSGYNFTRSEASLGFVTQSTGNGFVYGINASLPLFNGNNQNRNEKTAKLIIENAQFALEQLKQTIKMQLTIAFENYQAQLKLVNLEEKNVTLAKQNLDITLAKYKIGTLTPIELRTAQQNYVDVLVRFSNAQYLTKIAEINLKELAGIINWQ; this is translated from the coding sequence ATGAAGAAAATTATACTATATTTCTTTTGTTTGTGCTGTTATACAATAACAGCTCAAGAACTATTAACGTTAGAACAAGCAGTAACAATAGCCTTGGAAAATAATTATGCCATTAAAATTGCTAAAAATGAAGCTAAAGTGGGTGAAATAAATAATGCTATTGGAAATGCTGGTATGTTACCAAATGTAAGCGCAACTTTCACTAAAAACAATAGTATATTAAATACAACCCAAACACAATCAGGCGGTACCGAACGAACCTTAGATGGTGCTAAAAACATGAATATGACCTATGGCGTAGGCTTAGATTGGACTCTTTTTGATGGTATGCGCATGTTTGCACGTAAAGAGCGATTTGAAAATCTAGAAAAACAAGGTGAAGCAAATTTAAAACGAATCATTTTTACAAAAATTAGTACTATATATCAATTGTATTATGACTTAGTTCAACAACAAAACCAACTAAAAGCAGTAGATACAGCAATTGTCATTTCTAAAGAAAGAGTTACATTATTAAAAAATAAATTTAGTATTGGAAAAGTATCTAAATTAGAAGTTCTAAATAGTGAAGTAGACTTACAAGCTGATGAAAGTTTAAAAATTCAATTACAAAACAATTATCAAGCAACTAAAATAAAACTCAATGAATTGCTTGCTCGCGACTTAAAACTAGATTTTTATGTTGCCAATGAATTTACATATGACAAGTCCTGGAATTATGAAGAATTACAAGCACAAGCAGAAAAGCAAAATCCAGAATTACAAGCACAAATAATTGCTAAAAAACTCGCTGATATTAATTTAAAAGAAATAAAAGGGACACGATATCCAACCATACGTGTAACTTCTGGCTATAACTTTACACGAAGTGAAGCCTCTTTAGGATTTGTTACACAATCTACAGGTAATGGCTTTGTATATGGCATTAATGCTTCATTACCTCTTTTTAATGGTAACAATCAAAATCGAAATGAAAAAACAGCAAAATTAATTATCGAAAATGCACAATTTGCTTTAGAACAACTCAAACAAACTATCAAAATGCAATTGACAATTGCTTTTGAAAATTACCAAGCACAATTAAAATTAGTTAATTTAGAGGAGAAAAATGTAACATTAGCTAAACAAAACTTAGACATTACCCTTGCTAAATATAAAATTGGAACCCTTACTCCTATTGAGTTACGAACTGCACAGCAAAATTATGTAGATGTATTAGTTCGTTTTAGTAACGCACAATACCTTACGAAAATAGCCGAAATCAATTTGAAAGAATTAGCAGGAATAATAAATTGGCAATAA